The following are encoded together in the Cynocephalus volans isolate mCynVol1 chromosome 4, mCynVol1.pri, whole genome shotgun sequence genome:
- the API5 gene encoding apoptosis inhibitor 5 isoform X2: MPTVEELYRNYGILADATEQVGQHKDAYQVILDGVKGGTKEKRLAAQFIPKFFKHFPELADSAINAQLDLCEDEDVSIRRQAIKELPQFATGENLPRVADILTQLLQTDDSAEFNLVNNALLSIFKMDAKGTLGGLFSQILQGEDIVRERAIKFLSTKLKTLPDEVLTKEVEELILTESKKVLEDVTGEEFVLFMKILSGLKSLQTVSGRQQLVELVAEQADLEQTFNPSDPDCVDRLLQCTRQAVPLFSKNVHSTRFVTYFCEQVLPNLSTLTTPVEGLDIQLEVLKLLAEMSSFCGDMEKLETNLRKLFDKLLEYMPLPPEEAENGENAGNEEPKLQFSYVECLLYSFHQLGRKLPDFLTAKLNAEKLKDFKIRLQYFARGLQVYIRQLRLALQGKTGEALKTEENKIKVVALKITNNINVLIKDLFHIPPSYKSTVTLSWKPVQKVEIGQKRASEDTTSGSPPKKSTAGPKRDARQIYNPPSGKYSSNLGSFNYERSLQGK, translated from the exons catAAAGATGCCTATCAAGTGATATTGGATGGTGTGAAGGGTGGTACCAAGGAAAAACGATTAGCAGCTCAATTCATTCcaaaattctttaaacattttccaGAATTGGCTGATTCTGCTATCAATGCACAGTTAGACCTCTGTGAGGATGAAGACGTGTCA ATTCGACGTCAAGCGATTAAAGAGCTGCCTCAATTTGCCACTGGTGAAAATCTTCCCCGTGTGGCAGATATACTAACCCAACTCTTGCAGACAG ATGACTCTGCAGAATTTAACTTAGTGAACAATGCCCTATTAAGTATATTTAAGATGGATGCAAAAG GGACTTTAGGTGGCTTGTTCAGCCAAATACTTCAAGGAGAAGACATTGTTAGAGAACGAGCAATTAAATTTCTTTCTACAAAACTTAAGACTTTACCAGATGAGGTCTTAACAAAGGAAGTAGAGGAGCTTATACTGACTGAATCCAAAAAG GTCCTAGAAGATGTGACTGGTGAAGAATTTGTTTTGTTCATGAAGATACTATCTGGGTTAAAAAGTTTACAGACAGTGAGTGGAAGACAGCAGCTTGTAGAGTTGGTGGCTGAGCAGGCCGACCTAGAACAGACCTTCAATCCCTCGGATCCCGACTGCGTGGACAGGCTCTTACAGTGCACACGGCAGGCAGTGCCCCTCTTCTCT AAAAATGTCCATTCCACAAGGTTTGTGACTTATTTCTGTGAGCAGGTTCTCCCTAATCTCAGTACCTTGACTACCCCAGTGGAGGGTCTCGATATACAGTTGGAG GTATTGAAATTGTTGGCAGAGATGAGTTCATTTTGTGGTGACATGGAGAAGCTAGAAACAAATTTAAGGAAACTTTTCGATAAGTTATTG gAGTACATGCCTCTCCCTCCAGAAGAAGCAGAAAATGGGGAGAATGCTGGTAATGAAGAACCCAAGCTGCAGTTCAGTTATGTGGAATGTTTGTTGTATAGCTTTCACCAGTTGGGCCGAAAACTTCCAGATTTCTTAACAGCCAAATTGAAtgcagaaaagctgaaagatttcaAAATCAG GCTGCAGTACTTTGCACGGGGCCTGCAGGTTTATATCAGGCAACTTCGCTTGGCACTCCAGGGTAAAACGGGCGAGGCCTTAAAAACAGAAGAG AACAAAATTAAAGTGGTTGcattgaaaataacaaataatatcAATGTTTTAATCAAG GATCTCTTCCACATTCCTCCTTCTTATAAGAGCACGGTAACTTTATCCTGGAAACCTGTACAGAAGGTTGAGATTgg ACAAAAGAGAGCTAGTGAAGATACAACTTCAGGTTCACCACCCAAGAAATCTACAGCAGGACCAAAAAGGGATGCCAGACAGATTTATAATCCTCCCAGTGGGAAATACAGCAGCAATTTGGGCAGCTTTAATTATG AGAGGAGCCTTCAGGGGAAGTAG
- the API5 gene encoding apoptosis inhibitor 5 isoform X1: MPTVEELYRNYGILADATEQVGQHKDAYQVILDGVKGGTKEKRLAAQFIPKFFKHFPELADSAINAQLDLCEDEDVSIRRQAIKELPQFATGENLPRVADILTQLLQTDDSAEFNLVNNALLSIFKMDAKGTLGGLFSQILQGEDIVRERAIKFLSTKLKTLPDEVLTKEVEELILTESKKVLEDVTGEEFVLFMKILSGLKSLQTVSGRQQLVELVAEQADLEQTFNPSDPDCVDRLLQCTRQAVPLFSKNVHSTRFVTYFCEQVLPNLSTLTTPVEGLDIQLEVLKLLAEMSSFCGDMEKLETNLRKLFDKLLEYMPLPPEEAENGENAGNEEPKLQFSYVECLLYSFHQLGRKLPDFLTAKLNAEKLKDFKIRLQYFARGLQVYIRQLRLALQGKTGEALKTEENKIKVVALKITNNINVLIKDLFHIPPSYKSTVTLSWKPVQKVEIGQKRASEDTTSGSPPKKSTAGPKRDARQIYNPPSGKYSSNLGSFNYEQRGAFRGSRGGRGWGARGNRSRGRLY; encoded by the exons catAAAGATGCCTATCAAGTGATATTGGATGGTGTGAAGGGTGGTACCAAGGAAAAACGATTAGCAGCTCAATTCATTCcaaaattctttaaacattttccaGAATTGGCTGATTCTGCTATCAATGCACAGTTAGACCTCTGTGAGGATGAAGACGTGTCA ATTCGACGTCAAGCGATTAAAGAGCTGCCTCAATTTGCCACTGGTGAAAATCTTCCCCGTGTGGCAGATATACTAACCCAACTCTTGCAGACAG ATGACTCTGCAGAATTTAACTTAGTGAACAATGCCCTATTAAGTATATTTAAGATGGATGCAAAAG GGACTTTAGGTGGCTTGTTCAGCCAAATACTTCAAGGAGAAGACATTGTTAGAGAACGAGCAATTAAATTTCTTTCTACAAAACTTAAGACTTTACCAGATGAGGTCTTAACAAAGGAAGTAGAGGAGCTTATACTGACTGAATCCAAAAAG GTCCTAGAAGATGTGACTGGTGAAGAATTTGTTTTGTTCATGAAGATACTATCTGGGTTAAAAAGTTTACAGACAGTGAGTGGAAGACAGCAGCTTGTAGAGTTGGTGGCTGAGCAGGCCGACCTAGAACAGACCTTCAATCCCTCGGATCCCGACTGCGTGGACAGGCTCTTACAGTGCACACGGCAGGCAGTGCCCCTCTTCTCT AAAAATGTCCATTCCACAAGGTTTGTGACTTATTTCTGTGAGCAGGTTCTCCCTAATCTCAGTACCTTGACTACCCCAGTGGAGGGTCTCGATATACAGTTGGAG GTATTGAAATTGTTGGCAGAGATGAGTTCATTTTGTGGTGACATGGAGAAGCTAGAAACAAATTTAAGGAAACTTTTCGATAAGTTATTG gAGTACATGCCTCTCCCTCCAGAAGAAGCAGAAAATGGGGAGAATGCTGGTAATGAAGAACCCAAGCTGCAGTTCAGTTATGTGGAATGTTTGTTGTATAGCTTTCACCAGTTGGGCCGAAAACTTCCAGATTTCTTAACAGCCAAATTGAAtgcagaaaagctgaaagatttcaAAATCAG GCTGCAGTACTTTGCACGGGGCCTGCAGGTTTATATCAGGCAACTTCGCTTGGCACTCCAGGGTAAAACGGGCGAGGCCTTAAAAACAGAAGAG AACAAAATTAAAGTGGTTGcattgaaaataacaaataatatcAATGTTTTAATCAAG GATCTCTTCCACATTCCTCCTTCTTATAAGAGCACGGTAACTTTATCCTGGAAACCTGTACAGAAGGTTGAGATTgg ACAAAAGAGAGCTAGTGAAGATACAACTTCAGGTTCACCACCCAAGAAATCTACAGCAGGACCAAAAAGGGATGCCAGACAGATTTATAATCCTCCCAGTGGGAAATACAGCAGCAATTTGGGCAGCTTTAATTATG AGCAGAGAGGAGCCTTCAGGGGAAGTAGAGGTGGCCGAGGTTGGGGAGCACGAGGAAATCGTAGTCGGGGAAGACTCTACTGA